The sequence cagTAACATTCTCACCCTCTTCATCTATTTGCTTTATTTCTTCGTTAATATAATCTTCATCCATACCTCTTTTATCAAATTCATTTGCCAATAATTCGTGGGATTCAGTCGACAGTAGAACTAATAATTTAGTTATTGTTTCATctagaaagaaaaaaaaaaaaattcatatttaacatagatattatataaatatgtaaactatatttgttttttcataattttaatttcaaaatttttttttttttactatatataaataagtaatatataaaaaaaaaaaaaacatattttatatttttatgtaactTTACCAACTAAATTACTAGTAGGATCACACATTTCTTTAagatgaatatatttttcttgaTTCAAAAAACTTAATTCAAGAAGTggttgtaatatttttttcccctctatatttaatgtatttaattgcaaattgaaaaaatcaaatatattCTTTCCAGAATCGTCTGAACAATGATATAATGTATCTGTTATGTGCAATAGAGTACAAACTGAAACAACTTTTAAACTACATGTTTTTTTGCTTACTTTTTCAGCATAATAGTAATAAGAATTTATTCTTTGTGCTATAGCTGTATAATAAGATTGTATATGAGCCTTCACTAAATTACCTAAAGATCCAATTAATGACGTACTTggtttttttacattttcatGTTTAAAAGGAACTGATGAAATATTTCCTCCTATTCTCATAATTTTTGTGCAATAATTAAAAGCTTtagatttttttattttttttaacaatttagtatattctttatctttattatactttttatctATTGCTAATAATTCATCTATCAAACTCAAATATGCATGATCATTATCCGCTTCAAAACCTAAAATGTTTTGAAAATACTTATGTTGCTGAATTATAATAGAGGCACCTgaacataaaatatttaattcaaCATTATTGTCAAAATCTACTACGCCCCCATATTCATCAGGAGATAGCCATTTTGTGAACATTATAGCCATTCTCTGTGCTAATTCTCTAGTTGAAATACTTATAATCATATCTTTGATAGGGCAAGATCCTCCtttctcttttattattGGTGGTAATTTACTATAAGTTACTccaatttttcttaaaatcttaatttttatttgttttaacGATTGTTGTAAAATAGATTTATCAATACCCAATGGTTCATAAAAATGAGGAAATTCATAATAGGACATATTCGTCATTATTTTAAACATTGTTGATAGAATTTTATCATACACTTCAAGTGTCAACAAATTGGGATCGAAAGAAAGTTGTTcttcattaatatttaaagtgGACAATGCTTCTTTGAATAAACTACTAGAAACGGAACTCTCTTTTAATCGCAAAAGTCCTTTTACTCCTTCTCCAGCACATTTCATTATTTCCAAAATAATTTGGTCCATTATTGAACTATATAATCCTTTTCCTTCAAATGATTCAAGTGTTATAGCATCTTTATTTTGATATAGATTAGTAGCCATATTTAGGATATCcctattttttactttattctTCTCTTCATAATGTGCctgttttttttcttcattgaTGTCAttgttattatatttatcatttgATGTATTGTCATAGTGGTATAACGAGTGTTTCGAATATTCAGTATCTTTATCACTATTATTAGCACTTTCATATTGGCTACTTTCATTCTTATGAAAATCTTTATCACCATTTCCTTTATCTTGGTTATGCATATCTATCGTTAGTTCAGTTGgattatatttatctttttcaatTTGTTCATATCCTTTTGAATGTTTATCCGAGTTGTGACCAGTAGTATCTCCATTTTTATGTGAATTAAAGTTATCCCAATGTTGATTATAATGCCCCTGTGAATCACTATGTTTTTGATtactatttatatcattaccTCTTTCTTCCTGTAAAGGTATAGGATTAGCAATTATATTACTTTCATTCTGATAAATATCAGGAATATTTGTTATATATGGTGTACTTGTATCTGATGTATTCTCTTTATTTGGTGTGTTTGTTGTATCTGGTGTATTCGATTTATCTGGTGTGTTTGTTGTATCTGGTGTATTCTCTTTATCTGTTGTACTTGTATCTGGAGTATTCAGTTTATCTGGTGTGTTCTCTTTATCTGTTGTACTTGTATCTGGAGTATTCAGTTTATCTGGTGTGTTCTCTTTATTTGGTGTACTCGATTCATTTTGTGTATTCTCTTTATCTGTTGTACTTGTATCTGGAGTATTCGATTTATTTGGTGTATTCGGTTCATCTAGTGTATTCTCTTTACCTGTTGTACTTGTATCTGAAGTATGTGCTTTATCTAGTGTGCTAGTTGCATCTGGTGTATTTGGTGTACTCGTATCTGGTGTATTTGACGTATTTGACGTATTTGCTGTATCTGCTGAACTCTCTGAATCCCCTGAATGAATTTGTGGTACTTCttgaataaaagaaatattgaACTTTCTCCCTTTTtctaaaaatgtaaattttttatatcataaaaataaaaaaaaattagtatatAATATTGCAAATATTATtgatatatacattttaaaaaaaaattttaattaccTTTAAATGGTTTAGTTTTATCAATAAATGTAGATAGAACTAGAAAAATGCAAACAAAAAACCTTATATTAgacattttataatatattttaaaataggaacattttttttttcttctgcTTCTAAAAAATAAGGATTTACATATAGTaagtaattataattattacaatttattattttaatgtcTACACAGATGTaatagttaataaaaattgagaaaaaaaaaattatatacgAAAGCTATTGaaatttatcatatttattttattgagATTTTTAGAAGTTGACTAAATTTATGAGTGCATCAAAGTgcataaaaaagaaaaaataaatatagtagaaataaattacacaagaatataaaaggaaaaaagttaataaaaattagaaCATATAggtatatataaacaaatatatataaaacaaaaatacataaaaaaaaaacaaaaaacaaaaaccATATGTACATAAAAAGCACATTTACATAatgtaaatgaaaatatatttccaTACAGTAATATAATAAGATACAAATACTTATTCATGCACaaatttttcaatatataaaaataatgaaaatagaagtattaaaaaataataatttaaatataaaaaaaaaaaaaaatgtttttaaaattcttttatgtATCATTGggttataaaaataaataaataaaatgaaataacaTAATAAAGAATAACAATGTAGAATCACGATGAATaagaataacaaaaaaatataaaagaaattaataatatatatattatatatataaacaaaaaaattaaatagatatttttaaaattttaaagaattaaatgTTCAATGAAATGCTTTACAATAGCTGCTTCTTCTGAGCATATTCGGGGATGTGCAATTATTTGTACATGAGCATTTGAGTAAATAGGTATAGAAATAGAATATCTCTGAATGGGTAATTGATTCAAACAATTAAACAAAACTTCATAATACAAAAGCTCAggatttttaaaaaatttttcaattaattCATCATTTGAAATTGTATAAATATGCAACAATATttgcttatatttttttttatcacttTTTGTAATACCTTTTAGCAAATTgcttctttttaattttttttttgtagtaGTATTAATTGTCACATCTGTTTTGCATTCTATACactttatattttctgtACTATTCGTTTTATTTActagaatatttttatttgaagaattttctaattcatctttataattttcttccgaagaataaaagaattcatttatgtaattatgttc comes from Plasmodium relictum strain SGS1 genome assembly, chromosome: 9 and encodes:
- the RON4 gene encoding rhoptry neck protein 4, putative — protein: MSNIRFFVCIFLVLSTFIDKTKPFKEKGRKFNISFIQEVPQIHSGDSESSADTANTSNTSNTPDTSTPNTPDATSTLDKAHTSDTSTTGKENTLDEPNTPNKSNTPDTSTTDKENTQNESSTPNKENTPDKLNTPDTSTTDKENTPDKLNTPDTSTTDKENTPDTTNTPDKSNTPDTTNTPNKENTSDTSTPYITNIPDIYQNESNIIANPIPLQEERGNDINSNQKHSDSQGHYNQHWDNFNSHKNGDTTGHNSDKHSKGYEQIEKDKYNPTELTIDMHNQDKGNGDKDFHKNESSQYESANNSDKDTEYSKHSLYHYDNTSNDKYNNNDINEEKKQAHYEEKNKVKNRDILNMATNLYQNKDAITLESFEGKGLYSSIMDQIILEIMKCAGEGVKGLLRLKESSVSSSLFKEALSTLNINEEQLSFDPNLLTLEVYDKILSTMFKIMTNMSYYEFPHFYEPLGIDKSILQQSLKQIKIKILRKIGVTYSKLPPIIKEKGGSCPIKDMIISISTRELAQRMAIMFTKWLSPDEYGGVVDFDNNVELNILCSGASIIIQQHKYFQNILGFEADNDHAYLSLIDELLAIDKKYNKDKEYTKLLKKIKKSKAFNYCTKIMRIGGNISSVPFKHENVKKPSTSLIGSLGNLVKAHIQSYYTAIAQRINSYYYYAEKVSKKTCSLKVVSVCTLLHITDTLYHCSDDSGKNIFDFFNLQLNTLNIEGKKILQPLLELSFLNQEKYIHLKEMCDPTSNLVDETITKLLVLLSTESHELLANEFDKRGMDEDYINEEIKQIDEEGENVTEEDEDVENIVSGDL